One Defluviimonas sp. SAOS-178_SWC DNA window includes the following coding sequences:
- a CDS encoding aspartate carbamoyltransferase catalytic subunit, whose protein sequence is MTFRARHLLGIEHLAPEEIRTVLDLSETYVELNQRTVKHSDALKGMTQINMFFEASTRTQASFELAGKRLGADVMNMAMQHSSVKKGETLIDTALTLNAMHPDLLVVRHPASGAVDLLAQKVNCAVLNAGDGRHEHPTQALLDALTIRRAKGRIQRLTVAICGDIAHSRVARSNLILLGKMENRIRLIGPPTLMPSGVTDLGCEVYEDMREGLRDADVVMMLRLQRERMDGGFIPSEREYYHRYGLDAEKLTHAKEDAIVMHPGPMNRGVEIDGELADDINRSVIQDQVEMGVAVRMACMDLLARNLRAERGRQAVGVMV, encoded by the coding sequence ATGACATTCCGCGCGCGTCACCTTCTCGGGATCGAACATCTGGCCCCGGAAGAGATTCGCACCGTCCTCGACCTCTCGGAAACGTACGTCGAGCTGAACCAGCGCACGGTCAAGCATTCCGACGCGCTGAAGGGCATGACCCAGATCAACATGTTCTTCGAGGCCTCGACCCGGACGCAGGCGTCGTTCGAGCTTGCCGGCAAGCGGCTCGGCGCTGACGTGATGAACATGGCGATGCAGCATTCGAGCGTGAAGAAGGGCGAGACGCTGATCGACACCGCGCTGACGCTGAACGCGATGCACCCGGATCTTCTGGTGGTGCGCCACCCGGCCTCCGGCGCAGTGGATCTTCTGGCGCAGAAGGTGAACTGCGCGGTCCTGAATGCGGGCGACGGGCGGCACGAACACCCGACGCAGGCGCTATTGGACGCGCTGACGATCCGCCGGGCGAAGGGCCGCATCCAGCGCCTGACCGTGGCGATCTGCGGCGACATTGCCCACAGCCGCGTGGCCCGGTCGAACCTGATCCTGCTCGGCAAGATGGAAAACCGCATCCGCCTGATCGGCCCGCCGACACTGATGCCCTCGGGCGTCACGGACCTTGGCTGCGAGGTCTATGAGGACATGCGTGAGGGGCTTCGGGATGCCGATGTCGTGATGATGCTGCGCTTGCAGCGCGAACGCATGGACGGCGGCTTCATCCCGTCGGAGCGGGAATATTACCACCGCTACGGCCTAGATGCCGAGAAGCTCACCCATGCGAAAGAGGACGCCATCGTCATGCATCCCGGCCCGATGAACCGGGGGGTGGAGATCGACGGGGAACTGGCCGACGACATCAACCGCTCCGTCATTCAGGATCAGGTCGAAATGGGCGTCGCGGTGCGGATGGCCTGCATGGACCTGCTGGCCCGGAACCTGCGGGCCGAGCGGGGGCGGCAGGCTGTGGGGGTGATGGTGTGA
- a CDS encoding uracil-DNA glycosylase — protein sequence MDSGLQHMDFHAAKALLEWQMELGADEPIGEVPVNRYEVAAEAPKPVAEAVAQPLDEASPDPVEAAKAAAEGAPSLEALAAAQSAYDFCELKKGARNFVFADGNPQARVMIIGEAPGRDEDLEGRPFVGRAGQLLDRMFAAIGLARTAHHADEALYITNVMPWRPPSNRDPEPAEIAMMLPFLKRHVDLMDPKVIVLMGNTPCAAALGKRGILRLRGNWTEAFGHPAMPMTHPAYLLRNPAAKREAWADLLEIKARLKDQA from the coding sequence ATGGACTCGGGCCTTCAACATATGGATTTCCACGCCGCGAAGGCGCTGCTGGAATGGCAGATGGAGCTTGGCGCCGACGAGCCCATCGGCGAGGTGCCCGTCAACCGCTACGAGGTCGCGGCCGAGGCGCCGAAACCCGTCGCCGAGGCGGTGGCGCAGCCACTCGACGAGGCGTCCCCCGACCCGGTCGAGGCGGCAAAGGCCGCCGCAGAAGGGGCGCCCAGCCTCGAGGCTCTGGCGGCCGCGCAATCGGCCTACGACTTCTGCGAGCTGAAGAAGGGTGCGCGCAACTTCGTCTTCGCCGACGGCAACCCGCAGGCGCGGGTGATGATAATTGGCGAGGCACCAGGTCGCGATGAGGATCTCGAAGGCCGGCCCTTCGTGGGGCGGGCGGGGCAGCTTCTCGACCGGATGTTCGCGGCGATCGGTCTCGCGCGCACCGCCCATCATGCCGACGAGGCGCTCTACATCACCAACGTGATGCCCTGGCGGCCGCCGTCGAACCGCGACCCGGAACCGGCAGAGATCGCGATGATGTTGCCGTTCCTCAAGCGGCACGTGGATCTCATGGACCCCAAGGTGATCGTGCTGATGGGCAATACCCCCTGCGCTGCCGCACTCGGCAAGCGCGGCATCCTGCGATTGCGCGGCAACTGGACCGAGGCATTTGGCCACCCCGCGATGCCGATGACCCATCCCGCCTATCTCCTGCGCAACCCGGCGGCCAAGCGCGAGGCCTGGGCGGATCTGCTGGAAATCAAGGCCCGCCTGAAGGATCAAGCATGA
- the moaB gene encoding molybdenum cofactor biosynthesis protein B — MSRIDESKEFIPVRIAVLTVSDTRSLAEDRSGDTLVARIEEAGHHLAHRAILPDERAEIAAQLRKWIADPEVDVILSTGGTGLTGRDVTVEAHRDVYEKEIEAFGTVFTIVSMQKIGTSAVQSRACGGVAGGTYLFALPGSPGACKDAWDEILKWQFDYRHRPCNFVEIMPRLDEHLRRK, encoded by the coding sequence ATGAGCCGTATCGACGAGAGCAAGGAATTCATCCCCGTCCGCATCGCCGTTCTCACGGTGTCGGATACGCGCAGCCTTGCAGAGGACCGGTCCGGCGACACGCTCGTCGCGCGGATCGAGGAGGCCGGGCACCATCTGGCCCACCGGGCGATCCTGCCCGACGAGCGCGCGGAAATCGCCGCACAGCTCAGGAAATGGATCGCCGATCCCGAGGTGGACGTGATCCTGTCCACGGGCGGCACCGGCCTGACCGGTCGTGACGTCACGGTCGAGGCGCATCGTGACGTCTACGAGAAGGAGATCGAGGCATTCGGAACCGTCTTCACTATCGTCTCGATGCAAAAGATCGGGACATCGGCGGTGCAATCTCGTGCCTGCGGAGGTGTGGCGGGCGGCACTTACCTCTTCGCGCTGCCGGGAAGCCCAGGTGCTTGCAAGGATGCCTGGGACGAGATCCTGAAATGGCAGTTCGACTATCGCCACCGCCCCTGCAATTTCGTCGAGATCATGCCGCGTCTCGATGAGCATCTGAGACGGAAGTAA
- a CDS encoding efflux RND transporter periplasmic adaptor subunit: protein MRFLTRSLLGLFLLALTLALLAVGGVTLKSAFDIRNADTGPSRPAEERAFTARVVTLSPDRIAPVMTAFGEVRSRRQLELRAAAAGPIVELTPEFADGTAVEAGQLLVRIDPADAQSALDLARTGMREAEAEMRDAERALGLAHDDLAAAQVQEALRAQALERQKGIAGRGLGTAADLEAAELAMSNASQGVVSRRQALAQAEARVEKAVTALDRQGLTVADAERRLAETELRAEFSGVLSGVTAVAGGLVAKTEKLGELIDPEALEVAFRVSTAQYARLIDGGGRLKPLPVKAAVDVLGAELTARGSLARVDAAVGAGLSGRLVFATLDTARGFRPGDFVTLEIAEPPLDGVALIPARAVGSDGTLLVLGPGDRLESAPAEVLRRQGDDVIVRVGALAGREIVVERTSLLGAGILVRPVRGNGAALAEGTEHHATLVDLTPERRAALIAFVEGSGAMPEEAKSRVLAQLREERVPAEIVSRIEARMGG, encoded by the coding sequence ATGCGTTTTCTGACCCGCAGCCTTCTCGGCTTGTTCCTGCTGGCGCTGACCTTGGCGTTGCTGGCGGTGGGCGGAGTCACGCTGAAATCCGCGTTCGACATCCGCAACGCCGATACCGGCCCGTCGCGGCCTGCCGAGGAGCGGGCCTTTACAGCGCGCGTGGTGACGCTTTCGCCCGATCGGATCGCGCCGGTCATGACCGCGTTCGGCGAGGTGCGAAGCCGCCGGCAGCTTGAACTTCGCGCCGCCGCCGCCGGCCCGATCGTCGAACTCACGCCGGAATTCGCCGACGGAACGGCGGTCGAGGCGGGCCAGCTTCTGGTCCGGATCGACCCGGCCGACGCGCAATCCGCGCTCGATCTCGCGCGGACCGGGATGCGTGAGGCCGAGGCCGAGATGCGCGACGCCGAGCGCGCGCTGGGCCTTGCCCACGACGACCTCGCCGCCGCCCAGGTGCAGGAGGCTCTGCGCGCCCAGGCGCTGGAACGGCAGAAGGGGATTGCCGGGCGCGGGCTTGGCACCGCTGCCGATCTCGAAGCGGCGGAGCTGGCCATGTCGAATGCAAGTCAGGGCGTCGTGTCACGACGTCAGGCCCTGGCGCAGGCAGAGGCGCGTGTCGAAAAGGCGGTGACGGCGCTCGACCGGCAGGGATTGACCGTTGCGGATGCCGAGAGGCGTCTGGCCGAGACGGAGCTACGGGCGGAGTTTTCCGGTGTGCTGTCCGGCGTGACGGCCGTGGCCGGTGGCCTTGTCGCCAAGACCGAGAAGCTCGGTGAGCTTATCGACCCCGAAGCGCTCGAAGTCGCGTTTCGCGTATCGACGGCCCAGTATGCGCGCCTGATCGACGGCGGCGGGCGGCTGAAACCGCTGCCGGTCAAGGCGGCGGTCGATGTCCTCGGGGCCGAACTGACGGCGCGCGGCAGCCTCGCCCGTGTCGATGCGGCGGTGGGCGCGGGGTTGAGCGGGCGGCTCGTCTTCGCGACCCTCGACACCGCGCGGGGATTCCGGCCGGGCGATTTTGTGACGCTCGAAATCGCCGAACCGCCCCTCGACGGGGTGGCTCTGATCCCGGCGCGGGCGGTCGGGTCGGACGGGACGCTCCTGGTTCTTGGCCCGGGCGACCGGCTGGAATCCGCGCCGGCCGAGGTGTTGCGGCGACAGGGCGACGACGTGATCGTGCGTGTCGGCGCGCTGGCCGGGCGGGAGATCGTGGTCGAACGCACCTCGCTTCTTGGCGCGGGCATCCTCGTGCGGCCGGTTCGCGGCAACGGGGCAGCACTCGCCGAGGGGACGGAGCATCACGCGACCCTCGTCGATCTGACGCCGGAACGCCGCGCGGCGCTCATCGCCTTCGTCGAAGGCAGCGGTGCGATGCCGGAAGAGGCGAAGAGCCGGGTGCTGGCCCAGTTGCGCGAAGAGCGTGTGCCGGCGGAAATCGTCAGCCGTATCGAAGCCCGGATGGGGGGCTAG
- a CDS encoding efflux RND transporter permease subunit: MQGRRDRFAAAGGILSYFTRHATAANLVLVLFIVAGLSALPRMRAQYFPDVVMQEINVSVVWEGAGAEDVDRGIVQLLEPGLLAVEGVETTTSTAREGRANISLDFEPGWDMGRAVDEVEAAVAAVTNLPEEAEQPDVIRRAWRDRVTDMIITGPVAPDQLLRIADEFLARLFQAGVTRATIEGLTAAEVTIEVSMVELMRHDLTLAEIADRVAAETEADPAGEVADGSARLRTGSERRTPAALARIVLRSEPDGTTLTLGDVARISDTGGTGEHTYFVGDNPAIALRADRSAEGDAIAIQRKVEAVAAEMRPTLPAGVSIDMIRVRSEDITARLDILLTNGAMGLGLVVALLFLFLNARTAFWVAAGIPVAMLAAVALMHAFGLTFNMFSLFALILTLGIVVDDAIVVGEHTDFRVRKLGEPPFTAAETAVRHMAAPVFSSTITTIIAFLGLMTITGRFGDLIKDIPFTVTVVLAASLLECFLILPNHMAHALSKTARGHWYDAPSRFMNRGLGWVRDRLVRPLTRWVIVARYPVLAGVLALLAYEAGLFIRGDVQWRFFNSPEQPSITGNFTMLAGATRDDTVEVMKGLQDATEKVAARFRDEYGVEPLSYVITEVGANAYRPLASAEGKDGDLLGAISVELTDPDLRPWSSSEFVTALQEAAPNHPFLEELSFRGWRHGPAGEALDVQLFGAEAATLKAAAEALKRALAPFPEVSALEDSLPYDKDELILDLTPQGRALGFTVEGLGRELRARLSGIKAASFPDGSRNVDVRVELPASDLTADFLDRMLMRTALGGYVPLSDIVTVTSRSGFSTIRRENGLRVVSVTGDIAEDDAERATAILTALDRDILPRIAEDYGVGYHLAGLSEQEDTFLSDALIGLMAALAGIYAVLAWIFSSWTRPVVVMAVIPFGLIGAIHGHAAWDMPLSMFSVVGLIGMSGIIINDAIVLISTVDDYSDRRALIPAIVDAVADRLRPVMLTTATTVLGLAPLLYESSRQAQFLKPTVITLCYGLGFGMVLVLLVVPALLVVQKDVARQLSAFRRAVRLGRLKPLIGAASLALAVLFAVLLGPALLSGEGIAAALGRFALAAALLLLAIWAVAAARLARKARSQPVQP; the protein is encoded by the coding sequence ATGCAAGGACGGCGTGACCGGTTCGCCGCGGCGGGGGGGATCCTCTCCTACTTCACGCGACACGCAACGGCGGCCAACCTCGTCCTCGTATTGTTCATCGTGGCGGGCCTTTCCGCCCTGCCGCGCATGCGGGCGCAGTATTTTCCCGACGTCGTGATGCAGGAGATCAACGTCTCGGTCGTATGGGAAGGCGCCGGTGCCGAGGATGTCGACCGCGGCATCGTCCAGCTTCTCGAACCCGGCCTGCTTGCCGTCGAAGGCGTTGAAACCACGACCTCGACCGCGCGCGAGGGGCGGGCCAACATTTCCCTCGATTTCGAACCCGGCTGGGACATGGGCCGCGCGGTCGACGAGGTCGAGGCCGCCGTCGCCGCCGTCACCAACCTGCCGGAGGAGGCGGAGCAGCCTGACGTCATCCGCCGCGCCTGGCGCGACCGGGTGACGGACATGATCATCACCGGACCGGTTGCCCCGGACCAGCTTCTCCGGATCGCCGACGAATTCCTCGCGCGGCTGTTCCAGGCCGGTGTGACCCGAGCCACGATCGAAGGGTTGACGGCCGCCGAGGTCACCATCGAAGTGTCGATGGTCGAACTCATGCGCCATGACCTGACGCTGGCCGAGATCGCCGACCGCGTCGCGGCAGAAACCGAGGCCGATCCGGCGGGCGAGGTTGCCGACGGGTCCGCCCGGCTGAGGACCGGCAGCGAACGCCGCACACCCGCAGCTCTCGCCCGGATCGTCCTCAGGTCGGAACCCGACGGAACGACACTCACCCTCGGCGACGTGGCCCGCATTTCCGATACTGGCGGTACCGGCGAACACACCTATTTCGTCGGCGACAACCCTGCCATCGCCCTGCGCGCCGACCGTTCGGCGGAAGGCGACGCCATCGCCATCCAGCGCAAGGTCGAGGCTGTGGCCGCCGAGATGCGGCCGACGCTGCCGGCAGGCGTCAGCATCGACATGATCCGTGTCCGGTCCGAGGATATCACCGCCCGGCTCGACATCCTGCTCACCAACGGCGCGATGGGGCTTGGCCTGGTCGTGGCGCTTCTGTTCCTGTTCCTGAACGCGCGAACGGCGTTCTGGGTGGCGGCGGGAATTCCGGTCGCGATGCTGGCGGCCGTCGCGCTGATGCATGCCTTCGGCCTGACGTTCAACATGTTCTCGCTCTTTGCGCTGATCCTGACGCTCGGCATTGTCGTCGATGACGCGATCGTGGTCGGCGAACATACCGATTTTCGGGTCCGCAAACTTGGCGAGCCGCCCTTCACGGCGGCCGAGACGGCCGTGCGCCATATGGCGGCGCCGGTTTTTTCCTCGACCATAACGACGATCATCGCCTTCCTCGGCCTGATGACGATCACCGGGCGGTTCGGCGATCTCATCAAGGATATCCCCTTCACCGTCACGGTGGTCCTTGCCGCCTCGCTTCTCGAATGTTTCCTCATCCTGCCGAACCACATGGCCCATGCGCTGTCGAAAACCGCGCGGGGGCATTGGTACGACGCGCCGAGCCGGTTCATGAACCGTGGGCTGGGATGGGTCCGCGACCGGCTTGTGCGGCCGCTGACGCGTTGGGTGATCGTCGCCCGCTACCCCGTTCTGGCCGGGGTGCTGGCGCTTCTGGCCTACGAAGCCGGGCTCTTCATTCGCGGGGACGTGCAATGGCGCTTCTTCAACTCGCCCGAACAGCCCTCCATCACCGGCAACTTCACCATGCTCGCGGGCGCGACCCGCGACGACACCGTCGAGGTGATGAAAGGGCTTCAGGATGCCACCGAGAAGGTCGCGGCCCGGTTCCGCGATGAATACGGGGTCGAGCCGCTGTCCTACGTTATCACCGAGGTGGGCGCGAACGCCTACCGACCCCTTGCGAGTGCGGAGGGCAAGGACGGCGACCTTCTGGGCGCGATCTCGGTCGAACTGACCGATCCCGATCTTCGCCCCTGGTCGAGTTCCGAGTTCGTGACGGCTTTGCAGGAAGCCGCGCCCAATCATCCCTTCCTCGAAGAACTGTCGTTCCGCGGCTGGCGCCACGGTCCGGCGGGCGAGGCGCTCGACGTCCAGCTTTTCGGGGCAGAGGCCGCCACGCTGAAGGCGGCGGCGGAGGCGCTGAAACGTGCGCTGGCGCCGTTCCCGGAAGTGTCGGCGCTGGAGGACAGCCTGCCTTACGACAAGGATGAACTGATCCTCGACCTCACGCCGCAGGGCCGCGCGCTCGGCTTCACGGTGGAGGGGTTAGGCCGCGAACTCAGGGCGCGGCTCAGCGGCATCAAGGCGGCGAGCTTCCCCGATGGCAGCCGCAACGTGGACGTTCGGGTTGAACTGCCGGCGTCCGACCTCACCGCCGATTTCCTCGACCGGATGCTGATGCGCACCGCGTTGGGCGGATATGTGCCGCTATCCGATATCGTCACCGTCACCTCGCGCAGCGGCTTTTCGACGATCCGGCGCGAGAACGGGTTGCGTGTCGTCTCCGTCACCGGCGACATTGCCGAGGACGATGCGGAGCGGGCGACGGCAATTCTGACCGCGCTCGACCGTGATATCCTGCCCCGGATCGCCGAGGATTACGGCGTCGGCTATCATCTGGCCGGGTTGAGCGAGCAGGAGGACACGTTCCTCAGCGACGCGCTGATCGGGCTGATGGCGGCACTGGCCGGCATCTATGCGGTGCTCGCCTGGATCTTTTCAAGCTGGACTCGGCCCGTGGTCGTCATGGCGGTGATCCCCTTCGGCCTGATCGGCGCGATCCACGGCCATGCGGCCTGGGACATGCCCTTGTCGATGTTTTCCGTCGTCGGGCTGATCGGCATGTCGGGGATCATCATCAATGACGCGATCGTTCTGATCAGCACGGTCGACGACTATTCCGACCGCCGCGCGCTGATCCCGGCGATCGTCGACGCGGTCGCGGACCGTTTGCGTCCGGTGATGCTGACCACGGCGACCACGGTTCTCGGGCTCGCGCCGCTTCTCTACGAAAGCTCGCGTCAGGCCCAGTTCCTGAAACCCACGGTCATCACGCTGTGCTACGGTCTCGGCTTCGGGATGGTGCTTGTGCTTCTCGTGGTGCCGGCGCTTCTGGTGGTGCAGAAGGATGTCGCCCGGCAGCTTTCCGCGTTCAGGCGGGCGGTGCGACTCGGTCGACTTAAGCCGCTGATCGGCGCTGCCTCGCTTGCGCTGGCCGTGCTCTTCGCCGTTCTCCTCGGGCCGGCGCTATTGTCGGGGGAGGGCATCGCCGCAGCGCTTGGCCGCTTTGCTTTGGCCGCAGCGCTCCTGCTTCTGGCGATCTGGGCCGTGGCGGCGGCGCGTCTGGCGAGGAAGGCGCGGTCTCAGCCGGTGCAGCCCTGA
- a CDS encoding protein-disulfide reductase DsbD domain-containing protein: protein MSAALPAAAQGLPSDIVHATLLEGWRTEAGTQMAALRLDLAPGWKTYWRAPGEGGIPPHFDWNGSENVGGVTFHWPKPEVFDLNGLRIIGYLHELVLPIEIRPADANRPVSVTARIDLGVCEEICVPVTVDVAADLGRTAKPDPVILASLGRMPEEGRKAGLSASRCAAEPIRDGLRLTSLLTLPQVGPDEFAVVELADQSIWVSQADTRRSGEDLSATADLVPSDAKPFALDRSTVRITVFGGSGRVVEVQGCTG from the coding sequence TTGAGTGCAGCGCTCCCGGCCGCGGCGCAGGGACTGCCGTCCGATATCGTCCACGCGACCTTGCTCGAAGGCTGGCGGACCGAGGCCGGGACGCAGATGGCGGCGCTGCGGCTGGACCTCGCGCCCGGCTGGAAGACCTATTGGCGCGCGCCGGGCGAGGGCGGGATTCCACCGCACTTCGACTGGAACGGGTCCGAAAACGTCGGCGGCGTCACATTCCATTGGCCGAAGCCGGAGGTTTTCGACCTGAATGGATTGCGGATCATCGGCTATCTTCATGAACTCGTGCTGCCCATCGAAATCAGACCGGCCGACGCGAACCGGCCGGTTTCGGTGACAGCCCGGATCGACCTTGGCGTCTGCGAGGAGATCTGCGTGCCGGTGACCGTGGACGTTGCCGCCGATCTCGGCCGGACGGCGAAGCCCGATCCGGTGATCCTCGCCTCGCTCGGCCGGATGCCGGAAGAAGGGCGGAAGGCCGGGCTCTCGGCATCGCGCTGCGCGGCCGAACCGATCCGGGACGGGTTGAGGCTGACATCGCTTCTCACCCTGCCCCAGGTCGGACCGGACGAATTCGCGGTCGTGGAACTGGCGGATCAGAGCATCTGGGTCTCGCAGGCCGACACGCGCCGGTCCGGCGAAGACCTCAGCGCCACCGCCGATCTGGTGCCGTCGGACGCGAAACCCTTCGCCCTCGACCGGTCCACCGTCCGCATCACGGTTTTCGGCGGTTCGGGCCGGGTGGTCGAAGTTCAGGGCTGCACCGGCTGA
- a CDS encoding YqgE/AlgH family protein encodes MNLSGKLLIAMPGMGDPRFDHSVVFMCAHSDDGAMGLIVNKPAPDLSFDQLQEQLGIAKTDRSQEIRVHFGGPVEHSRGFVLHSADYGGAGTTLKVDDRFGMTATIDILEAISQGRGPQSSLLALGYAGWGPGQLEDEILQNGWLTCDAAPDLVFSDQNERKWSRALKTLGIDPLTLSAAAGRA; translated from the coding sequence ATGAACCTCAGTGGCAAGCTTCTGATCGCGATGCCCGGGATGGGCGATCCCCGCTTCGATCATAGCGTCGTCTTCATGTGCGCCCATTCCGATGACGGGGCGATGGGGCTGATCGTCAACAAGCCGGCGCCGGACCTGTCTTTCGATCAGCTCCAGGAGCAGCTTGGTATCGCCAAGACCGACCGCTCGCAGGAGATAAGGGTGCATTTCGGGGGGCCGGTCGAACATTCGCGGGGCTTCGTCCTGCACTCGGCCGATTACGGCGGGGCCGGGACCACCCTGAAGGTCGACGACCGCTTCGGGATGACCGCGACGATCGATATCCTTGAAGCGATCTCGCAAGGGCGGGGGCCGCAATCGTCGCTCCTCGCGCTCGGTTATGCGGGGTGGGGGCCGGGGCAGCTTGAGGACGAGATCCTCCAGAACGGCTGGCTGACCTGTGATGCGGCGCCGGATCTGGTCTTCTCGGACCAGAACGAGCGGAAATGGAGCCGTGCGCTGAAGACCCTCGGGATCGACCCGCTGACTCTCTCGGCGGCGGCGGGGCGCGCCTGA
- a CDS encoding L-threonylcarbamoyladenylate synthase has protein sequence MTELLNATETGIAEAARLLREGALVAFPTETVYGLGGDARSDTAVARIFEAKGRPRFNPLIVHVAELDAARAVAIFDDRAERVASAFWPGPLTLVLPLRPSARLSPLVTADLPSVAVRVPAHPVAQALLHAFGGPLAAPSANPSGKVSPTRAGHVMAGLSGRIAAVVDGGTCAVGVESTILGLTDGAALLRPGGIPAEALEDCLGHRLETGGDNERPNAPGQLASHYAPSAPVRLDVAAPERGAFWIGFGPEAGGADLNLSPTGDLVEAAANLFHYLREADLRAKGPISVSPIPDRGLGRAINDRLRRAAAPRPVA, from the coding sequence GTGACCGAACTGCTGAACGCCACCGAAACCGGCATCGCCGAAGCCGCGCGGCTCCTTCGTGAGGGCGCACTTGTCGCCTTCCCAACCGAGACCGTCTACGGCCTTGGCGGCGATGCGCGTTCCGACACCGCAGTGGCGCGAATCTTCGAGGCGAAAGGGCGTCCGCGCTTCAATCCGCTGATCGTGCATGTCGCCGAGCTGGACGCGGCCCGCGCGGTCGCGATCTTCGACGACAGGGCCGAGCGGGTGGCCTCCGCCTTCTGGCCGGGGCCGCTGACGCTCGTCCTGCCGCTCCGACCCTCAGCGCGGCTCTCGCCGCTCGTTACCGCGGATCTGCCGTCGGTGGCAGTCCGGGTGCCGGCGCATCCGGTGGCGCAGGCGCTCCTGCATGCGTTCGGCGGCCCTCTCGCGGCGCCGTCGGCCAACCCTTCAGGAAAGGTCAGCCCGACGCGGGCGGGTCATGTGATGGCCGGGCTTTCCGGCCGGATCGCGGCAGTGGTCGATGGCGGCACCTGCGCGGTCGGGGTCGAATCGACGATTCTCGGTCTGACCGATGGCGCGGCGCTCCTGCGTCCCGGCGGCATTCCCGCCGAAGCGCTCGAGGATTGTCTCGGTCACCGTCTGGAAACGGGTGGCGACAACGAACGCCCGAACGCGCCCGGCCAGCTTGCCTCGCATTACGCGCCGTCGGCGCCGGTGCGGCTCGACGTTGCCGCGCCGGAGCGCGGCGCCTTCTGGATCGGGTTTGGACCGGAGGCGGGTGGGGCCGATCTCAACCTGTCGCCCACAGGCGATCTGGTCGAAGCGGCCGCCAACCTCTTTCACTATCTCCGTGAGGCCGATCTACGGGCAAAGGGTCCGATCTCGGTTTCGCCGATCCCCGACCGTGGGCTCGGGCGCGCGATCAACGACCGCCTGCGCCGGGCCGCCGCGCCGCGTCCGGTGGCTTGA